A window of Streptomyces profundus genomic DNA:
CCGGTCCCCGGCCGTGAAGGCGAAGCGCTCGTGCTGCCAGGCGCAGAGGTCGACGAGGCTCCGGTGGGTGAGCGGCACGCCCTTGGGCACCCCGGTGCTGCCCGAGGTGTAGACGACACAGGCGGGGGCTCCGCCGCCCGTCCCGGCCGGTGCCTCGGCGTCCCCCGCCGGGGCGGGCGCGTCCGGCGCCAGCACCGCCACGGACGCGGGCAGCCGCAGCGCGGCGGCGCCGGCCAGGTCGCTGATCACCGTGTGGGCCCGGCTCTCCTCGATCACCCGCGCGGCGCGGGCGGCGCCGAGCGACGGGTCGAGCGGCACATAGGCCGCGCCCGCCTTCAGCACCGCGAGCAGCGCCACCACCAGGTCGGCTGAGCGGGGCAGCCACACGGCGACCACCCCGCCGGGCCGCCGCCCGAGCGCGGCGGCGAGCCGTTCGGCCCGTTCGTCCAACTCCCCGTAGGTCAGCGCCGTGTCGTCGGCCAGCACCGCCGGCTGCCCGGGTCGCTGGGCCGCCAGCCGGGCGAACCAGGCGTGGACGGTGGTGTCGGCGACCGGCCGCACCGGGCCCAGCTCCCAGCTCTCCGGCACCTCGTCGCCCTCGGCCACCGCCGTGGGCGCCGGTCGGGGAAGCCGGGAGAGCGGGGTGTCGGGCGCGGCCGTCGCGGCGGCCAGCAGATCGCGGAAGACCGCGAAGAACCCGTCGACGGTGCCGGGGTCGAACAGGTCGGCGTTGTACTCCAGATGGCAGCGGACGCCGTCAGGACCGTCCGTGAAGTAGACCGTCAGATCCGTCAGCGCCTTGTCGGGGCCCGCGTCCAGCGGGACGGCCTCGACGCCGGGGAGGTCGAAGCGGAACGGCTCCGCCGACTGGAACTCCGCACAGGTCTGGAAGACCGGCGTCCGGTCCGTCCCGCGCGGGGGCGCGAGCGCGCGCACCACCCGCTCGAACGGCGTCCCCGCGTGGTCGTAGGCGTCCAGCGCGGTCCCGCGCACCCGCTCAAGCAGCGCCGCGAACCCGGGGTCGCCGGAGAGGTCGACGCGCAGGGCGACGGTGTTGACGAAGAAGCCGACGAGGTCCTCCGCCTCCCTCGGCCGCTCCGACACGGGCACGCCGACGATCACCTCGTCCTGCCCCGTGACCCGGCGCAGCATCGCCGCCCAGCCGGCCAGCAGGGCCATAAACGGGGTGGCCCGCTGGCGCCGCGCCAACTCCCTTATCGCCCGCGACAGTTCGGGATCGAGGGCGTGGAAGGTCGCACGGCCGTCCGAGGTCATCCGCGCGGGCCTGGGCCGGTCCGTAGGCAGCGCGAGGACGGGCAGGTCCCCGCCGAGGGCGCGCGTCCAGTGCTCCAGATCCCGTGCGCCGGCGGCGCTCTCGCCGGCGGCCCGCCGCTCCCGCGCGTAGTCGGCGTAACTGAGGGTGAGGGCGGGGAGCCGGGCGGGCGTGCCGTCGTGTTCCGCCCGGTAGAACGCGGAGAGGTCCCGGCTCAGTACGGTGGCGGACGCCGCGTCGACGGCGATGTGGTGGAAGGACAGGACCAGCGTGTGTTCATCGGTCCCCGTGCGCACCAGGCGGCTGACGAACAACGGGCCACGTTCCAGGTCGAAGCGGCGGGCGCTCTCCGTCGCGAGCGCCTCCCGGACGGTCTCCTCCGGCTGCCCGGTGCCGTCCACCACCGCGAAGTCGGGATCGACCGCGTCCGTCACCCGTTGCACGGCCGACTCGCCCGCGGGGTGGTAGACGGTGCGCAGCCCCTCGTGCCGTGCGATCAGCCGGCGCAGCGCCGCGTGCAGTGCCCCGGTGTCCAGGGCGCCGCGCAGCCGGATCGCCTTCACCTCGTTGTAGGCGGTGCGTCCGGGGAGCAACCGCTCCAGGAACCAGATCCGTTCCTGGCCGGGCGAAAGGGGGGCGTCGGCGCCGGGCGCGGGCGTGGGCGCGGGCCGGTCCAGGTCCCGGTGTCGGCGGCGCAGCTCGTCCAACCGGGGGAGTCCCGCCCGCAGTTGCTCCGGGGTGACGCCGAAGTCCACCAGCGCGACGATCTCGTCGGCACCCGCGTCGGCCACCGCCTGGGCCACCGCGAGGGCCGAGTCCACGTCGCCGATCAGGGCCCGCTGGTCGCAGTAGCGGCCATAGGCCCGCCGGAACACCACATCCAGATCGTCCTCGCTCAGCGACCGCAGATCCGTCGTCAGCCCCAGGCTGTTGGTGACGCCGCTGAACAGGGCGAGCGAGGCCCGCATGTAGCGGGCCATCGGCTGGTACGCCTCGGCGCGGGCGGTGTCGTGGTCCTCGCCCAGATAGGTGTGCAGCAGGACGGCCACCCGCCCGGCGGCCGGATCCAACCCGTGCCGCGCCCGGGCGGCCCGGTAGCGCGCGATGTTCTCCCTGAGCTGGTCGACGGACTGGGTCATCAGGTTGGTGACGATCCCCAGATCGTGCTCGGCGGCGCCCTCATACGACTTCGGGTTGCCGACCACCGCCGTGTAGCAGGGCGGCAGCGGCTGGACGGGGCGCGGGAAGAGCCGGATCTCGCGCTCGCCGTCCCCCGTCCTGCGACGCAGCGCGTCGCCCCGCCACAGGGCCCGCACCTGCTCCAACTGCTCGTACAGCTCCTCCTTGTGCCGCCCGAAGCGGTCGGGGAAGAAGACGAAGTCGTCGGCGTTCCAGCCGCTGGCGACCCCGAGGCCGATCCGCCCGTCGGAGAGGTTGTCCACCATGGACCACTCCTCCGCCACCCGGATCGGGTCGTGCAGCGGGAGGACCACCGAGCCGGCGTTGAGCCGGATCCGCTCGGTCTCGCGGGACAGCGCCGCCGCCAGCACGGCGGGGTTGGGGAAGAGGCCGCCGAACGAGTTGAAGTGGCGCTCGGGCATCCACAGCGAGCTGAAGTCGTGCCGGTCCCCGAACCGGGCGGCCTCCATGAGGAGTTCGTAGCGCCCCTCCTCGGCCTCGTTCTCCGGATAGTCGCCGAAGAAGTAGAGCCCGAGGTCCGCGCGGCGCTGCTTCACCACCGGGGCCGTCGCACGTGGGACCGGGGCGGCGGCTGGCCGGGCCGGCGTCACGCGGTCGGTGGGGAAGAAGCCGCCGGCCCTGAGATCCCGCAGCGACCCCCGAACGGCGTCGGCGATCCGCTCGACATCGCCGTCGGTGTGCGCGGTGGACAGGAAGAAGTTGCGCCACTCCCAGACATGCACCCCGCGCAACATCAGGTGGTAGTAGAGGAGTTCCAGGTCGGCGTGGTGCTCGAAGCGGAACTGCGAGCCGAACCAGCGCATCCGCAGCGGGAACTCCTCGGCCTCGAAGAAGCCGTTGAGCGAGGTGGCCAGCTCCGCCGTGCGGGCGTTGAGCCGCTCCTGAAGCCCCGGGCCCCGCTCCTTCAGATGGGTGAGGACGGCGCGGGCCGCCGTCATCGACACCGGGTGCTGGAGGTAGGTGCCGCCGAAGAACGTGGTGTCGGCCGGCGGGACGCTGTCGTCGCCGTAGGTCCAGTACCCGCCGTCGACCCCGTCCAGGATGTCGGCGCGGCCGGCGATCGCGCCGACGGGGAACCCGCCGCCGATGAGCTTGCCGTAGGTGGCCAGGTCCGGGGTGACGCCATACAGCTCCTGCGCGCCCCGCAGCGCCGGGCGGAACCCCGTCAGCATCTCGTCGAACAACAGGACGATGCCGTGCCGGCTGGTCAGTTCGCGCAGCCGGCGCACGAACTCCACGGGCTGGAGCGAGGGGTTGCGGCTCTGCACCGGTTCGACGATGACCGCCGCGATCCGCTCGGCGTCCCCTTCGATCGCGTGCAGCGCCTCCTCGCTGCCGTAGGTGAGCACGGTCAGCTCGGCGACGGCGCTCTGGGGGATGCCCCGGGAGACGGGGACGGTCCGCTCCTCGGTGCCCCGGCCGGCGACGCGACCCAGCACCTGGTCGGCGTGGCCGTGGTAGGCGCCCTGGAAGGTGACGATCCGGTCGCGCCCGGTGGCGGCGCGGGCGAGCCGGATCGCCGCCGCGTTCGCCTCCGTACCGGAGTTGGCGAAGGCCACCCGCTCCAACCCGGTCAGCTCGGTGAGCAGTTCGGCGGCCTCGCCGGTCTCGACGCTTCGGGGGCCGAGCCGGATGCCCCGGGAGAGGTGTTCGCGCACGGCCTCCTGGACGAAGTCCGGTTCATGGCCGAAGAGAAGCACTCCGAAACCCATGGTGATATCGGTGTAGACATTGCCGTCGATGTCCTCGATCCGGGCGCCCGCGGCCCGTTCGGCCGCCACCGGGTAGAGCATCTCCTTGGTCGACCCGCGGAAGCCGACCACGGCCCTGCTGTCGGCGAGCCGCCGCCGGTGGCGC
This region includes:
- a CDS encoding non-ribosomal peptide synthetase, with amino-acid sequence MSDQESLTAALDRDLAAMAGLARRITEQLETTRPEASGPPRAHGPRVEVAPGSGMVRPSSPRRQQEHLDDLVRRYTARTAASKRLAQRHRRRLADSRAVVGFRGSTKEMLYPVAAERAAGARIEDIDGNVYTDITMGFGVLLFGHEPDFVQEAVREHLSRGIRLGPRSVETGEAAELLTELTGLERVAFANSGTEANAAAIRLARAATGRDRIVTFQGAYHGHADQVLGRVAGRGTEERTVPVSRGIPQSAVAELTVLTYGSEEALHAIEGDAERIAAVIVEPVQSRNPSLQPVEFVRRLRELTSRHGIVLLFDEMLTGFRPALRGAQELYGVTPDLATYGKLIGGGFPVGAIAGRADILDGVDGGYWTYGDDSVPPADTTFFGGTYLQHPVSMTAARAVLTHLKERGPGLQERLNARTAELATSLNGFFEAEEFPLRMRWFGSQFRFEHHADLELLYYHLMLRGVHVWEWRNFFLSTAHTDGDVERIADAVRGSLRDLRAGGFFPTDRVTPARPAAAPVPRATAPVVKQRRADLGLYFFGDYPENEAEEGRYELLMEAARFGDRHDFSSLWMPERHFNSFGGLFPNPAVLAAALSRETERIRLNAGSVVLPLHDPIRVAEEWSMVDNLSDGRIGLGVASGWNADDFVFFPDRFGRHKEELYEQLEQVRALWRGDALRRRTGDGEREIRLFPRPVQPLPPCYTAVVGNPKSYEGAAEHDLGIVTNLMTQSVDQLRENIARYRAARARHGLDPAAGRVAVLLHTYLGEDHDTARAEAYQPMARYMRASLALFSGVTNSLGLTTDLRSLSEDDLDVVFRRAYGRYCDQRALIGDVDSALAVAQAVADAGADEIVALVDFGVTPEQLRAGLPRLDELRRRHRDLDRPAPTPAPGADAPLSPGQERIWFLERLLPGRTAYNEVKAIRLRGALDTGALHAALRRLIARHEGLRTVYHPAGESAVQRVTDAVDPDFAVVDGTGQPEETVREALATESARRFDLERGPLFVSRLVRTGTDEHTLVLSFHHIAVDAASATVLSRDLSAFYRAEHDGTPARLPALTLSYADYARERRAAGESAAGARDLEHWTRALGGDLPVLALPTDRPRPARMTSDGRATFHALDPELSRAIRELARRQRATPFMALLAGWAAMLRRVTGQDEVIVGVPVSERPREAEDLVGFFVNTVALRVDLSGDPGFAALLERVRGTALDAYDHAGTPFERVVRALAPPRGTDRTPVFQTCAEFQSAEPFRFDLPGVEAVPLDAGPDKALTDLTVYFTDGPDGVRCHLEYNADLFDPGTVDGFFAVFRDLLAAATAAPDTPLSRLPRPAPTAVAEGDEVPESWELGPVRPVADTTVHAWFARLAAQRPGQPAVLADDTALTYGELDERAERLAAALGRRPGGVVAVWLPRSADLVVALLAVLKAGAAYVPLDPSLGAARAARVIEESRAHTVISDLAGAAALRLPASVAVLAPDAPAPAGDAEAPAGTGGGAPACVVYTSGSTGVPKGVPLTHRSLVDLCAWQHERFAFTAGDRSAVVCGQSFDASLLEIWPALTAGGTLVVAGEAVRRDPRALARWYGERDIAFSILPTALGEQLLRLPAADQPPLRHLLLGGETMRVRPRAEAVYETVNVYGPTEVTVLCLAGTVAPPTEGDEEVIALGRPVDNVRLRVVDDSEKPVRVGAVGELLVSGPGVTAGYLHRPDLTEGHFTIDAGARYYRTGDLVRWTTDGRLAFVGRVDDQVKIRGFRVEPEEVAQLLGRLDGVRRAAVVGRRRESGETVLDAHVVPVTPVGNGGRRAWAGRLARQLADRLPEYMVPRAWGVLAELPLTANGKLDRERLPPADLRVSPDDAPAPEAEAHSPERGARLRELWAAEFDLEPSEVDQDASLFDLGGHSITVMRLVNRFREEWGVEYPLSHLYQEPTLRAVTEFLTGGASGSPAARRVVRRGPVTEQQTRFATIHSRHSRPQVLNVALRITLTGALDPEALRAALDGVTARHESLRTRLVRADADSWRQEVLEPIPLELPVRDLTSRPAAERDALVRRLALKAADTPLDPFAGDVLAPSLLRVGAEEWVLLLVLHHCTCDGWGLTVLLKDLAALYRAALAGTADHGLPPEPPQQVEYARWQAEHIRATGERRTEFWLDELVDAPFAVDLPLDRPRPKALSGQGGVVEFTVPAEVRSQVERLAARRRTTPFVVTAAALGRLLAEKAERSEVLLNISYAGRVNHAFESLVGCTASGFALRVRDARTGSFTALTDRVGGSVLRGMEHAMPPRRVAPFMRERRGVEMPDALPFGLAYESSLDTGMDLPGVTALVDDIAPAASRAEFIMILSPTDDILKGAVEYSADLWDRETIASWTEDYVALLRDETGKALDEEPR